Genomic segment of Porites lutea chromosome 13, jaPorLute2.1, whole genome shotgun sequence:
tggactcttcgttttcccgccaaagaaaaacCAAATATGGAGAAGACATTGTTCGAtaggccaatcgtgttgcagtatgacaacaaggcgaagtatcgattgatttctagaaagttcttggagcatgaagttttttcagccgagcgttcgcttatAACCAAcaaaaagccacgcgcgttgtatccgttcgataaaccaatcaaatcgctctttttccgtttgtttgttgtttctcttttgttcgcgagttttcatttcaaggtcatacgaaaatcgctctattcgGCTACACCAAGATAGTCTGAAACATCAGCCGTCTCATCGCCGGCGGAGACCACTAATAAATTCTACATCTAACATTCTCGCCCCCCGCCCTagagtttaccaaattttgatgTGCCTGTGCGTGGCATGTCTCCTCAAATGACAAGGCATAAGTAAGGTCAacctggagttaaaataacaacaacaacaacaacaacaacaacaaataatggTGTTGGTAAGTTTAGCAGAGTCGAACCTGGTGTAAGCGACAACTCAAAACGCCAATATttagtggtcacttacaagaggtTTTAATCCCGGAGTGCTTTGGGGTGTTCTAGTGTTCCGGGTATTTCTACATCCCGAGCGTGGCGAAAGTTAGTACCCAGCCGCATACTAGATTATCcgttttttttccaaagtgttCCGGGTTGTCCCAGGGATGCTCTGGGGTGCTCCGGTGTTCCATATATTAGTGTACATCCCAAGCGTGGAGCAGTTAGAATTCACTGGCATGCAAGGTTAGCCGGGTTGTCCGAGGGacgttccggaatgttccggtgTTCCGGGTATTAGTACAACCCCTGTTTTATTCATGGTATGGTCTTAGGATCGCATAGAGAGAGCAGGTGAACAACGGCAGAACTAAAACTCGCTAGAATCGCGCTGAAATGGCCAGAAATGCTAGGATCATACATGAATAAAACAAGCAGGCAAGGTAAGAAgttttgaggtatttttattttttattttagtgccCTGGCTAACTATCGCTAAAATCCCCTAACCAACCTTTATAATATTTCTGATTTCTGTTACGCAACAACGACTCTCACTCCGGAGCTTGGGGTACTTGTGGCGTAACTAGTCGTAAATTGCATGTGGTGCAGGGTTATATCAAGCTGGATTTTAATTTTCGATTTTAGCTGCAGCTAATCTACCTGGCTTCATTAACCAttctaaaatattttatttcccttCAAGCCAATGACTGAATGATTTTGTAATCGTTTGCCGTGtgataaaaaatgaattgtCTTTTCAGCGCCATATCATGATGTGAAATAACACTGCTACTGATGTGTTAGAAATCTCACAGCAAACACAATACAATATAAATTTTTGCACTTCGAtagaagcaaaaataaattaaagttctGTTGTATTGtaccactaaaaaaaaaaagaaattgatccTTTTGGTAATTATAAAACTGTTTTATTGGAAATGCAAGTGTTCGTGGTCTTTACAGGCTCAGAGTTTTGGggcaataaaacaaaagatgtaTATTTATTCATGACTGAACTTCCAGGTGATTCCTATTGTTTCATTTCCCCAAGCCTTGGGGTGACGTGTGAATTATTGCAGTGGTCTGGCTAAcgacctcgttcccagagttcTTAAACTCGACTTACTCCGTCGAGCGAGAACGAGGTTGTTTGAGTATTCCTAAggtcattaattattcatgaaaagaaaacaaaaactggaAATCACTACCGTAACGGAGGTTGGGAAATATTAATTACCACAAAATTTTGCGAACTTTCATtgctttgaatttcttcaagaatcaTTGTTCATTGAGAAGCTGTATTAGACACAACATTTAGTGTTTTATCTGATATCCAGACGCCTTTAAGTCGCTCTTTTCTTGAAGGATGTTCGGCTCAGCATAGTCCCTAGCTGAGAATttaggacatgatcacacagaATGTATTtccttgatattttatcaacttctcctcACCACTTTTATAGTAAATGAATAGGGGCGACAAAGGAGAATTTTAATATTGATcgtagggtttaaagggttaaggatgATGACGTTGAATGCTCTTCATGATCTTAACTTTATTAGTTAAAACTAGTACTTACATAACAAATCTTGCATCATTCTTTCctaatttaaaattaatattttcgtGAGATTTATTAATCGATTCGCCAGAAAATTCTACCTTAAGTCAGACTGTTATACATGTATGCCATTCAAAAATGATAATCATAGAAAACTAAGAATTTCTAATTTATAGGTTACAGGTGTACGAGGTTATCTGCATACTATTGTTTTTAGATTAAAGTTCTAACTTCCGCCAATTTTTTGTCACCCAAATAAAAGTGCAATTTATAATACAAACAAACCTAATAGCAAAAGTTACAGTACGTTTGGCGTTTTTATATGTAATAAAGGACGAATAAGTCTATCGTTTAAATATGACACAGGAAAACCGTTATAACTTCCTGCACGATGAGTGTACAGACTAGACAGGTCAtgtcatttttcaaaggctgATTTACTGAGTTAGTAAAATTTAACCTTCTTGAATCTGATTCTGACTTGCGAATATGTTGCGCAGAATGTTCTTGATAGCGCATCGGATGTGTCTAAACTTCCAGCAGTAGACCAGAGGAAAGAGGGATGAACTCCAATATAGCAGCGTGTGAGTGTAAATTACCATATGTTCCCCCACCTCATTTCTCCGTGTCTCCAAGATCACAATAGCGATTGGCAAATGGCAGGCCAAAAACAACAGATAGGCGTAAAAGGTACCAACTGCTGTTTTTCTCACTCTTTCAAAATTTGATCGGTTTTTTTCGTTCGGCGCCACTGCTTGGGCTGGCTGTGCATGAACTTGAACGGTGTGGCGACGTACGGCTATATACATCTTGAAATAGATTAGACTCATGGTAAGGAGACAAACCAATCCCACAGTCACCGCTGCAAGGTTGAAAACATATCCACCGCTCAGAACACCGGCTAGAGCCAGGAAAGCACTGAGAATCCAGCTTAAGATCACTGCAGCTACAACACGCTTGTAAGTCACAAATTCTTGGTAGGTGAGAAGTTCCTGGTGTTTGAGGTGAAGGTGGATAGCAAGGAATCTGTCAACGCTGATAGCAGTGACACCGAAGAATGAAGCATAACCAAGGGTGCGTCCTATGAGGTGGAGAGCTCTATCTATATCTTTAGAAGTTTCCTGGTCGTCAGTTTGTTGTATTTGCATAATCATGCGAGCGATGTACAAAGGCTGGACAACTAATCCAATACCAAGATCAGAAACAGCCACGCTAAGGATCAATGCTTTTAGAGTCTTTGGCAGTGATGAAGACCTTCGAAGGGCGAATATTAAGACAATGTTCAACATGATTGTTGTGTAACATGAGAAGGAATTGACTACGACGTTTATGATGAGGCGGGGAGAGAAATCTGCTACCTCTTTCATTGTGTATTATAACTTCGTCTTTCCAAGAGAACGGCAGCGGTGTCAGGAAGGCGTGCTCTTGAATGAATTTACGTTTATGAGGAAGACGTCGGATGAAGGATTCTCTCCCTCCACGAACGCCTCTTTCTTACTCTTTCCTTCTTACTTAGCCCACGTTCTGAAACATATGTTGGACagtaaaaggttttaaaaccCCTCAACGTCAAGGcaattaatattaaaagcgcATCTCCAATAAACATCCGTCGTTTTAAGGTGGTTTCCATtatcctgtttttttttccccacaTTTAGTTTAGTGGCATGGTTTCTGTTAGCAGAATTCAAAGTTAAAGCCCTTTTTACAAACCTCAGAAAAACGAATTAAATAAACAAGAAGATTAGGTAGACTTCATATTCTCCACAGTCTTGCTTGAAGTGTACGTTTATTCTAGAAAaagaatattagaaaaaaagagaaatttacaAAATGATAGATCACCATACTCgtttaaaagaaattgaagaTTTATCTCTCTAGGGAGCGCCAGCCTCAAGGAAAAAGGCGCCATGTTTTAATAATGTGCGCGGTCTAATCATCTGATGCCTGTAATTATCAGTAGTAAGGATGTGCAATGCAATAATAAGGAACAAACTCAACTGTCGTAGGTCTTGTGATCTAGACTTTATGAAGGACGAGTGAATCAAATGATGCGAACGTAGATTGCCAAAATTCAGCTTTTGTTAAGataacaaaaatgtttgtaCTTGAAACATGCTTTATCATGCTAGAAAAAAGAAGGGTTAAA
This window contains:
- the LOC140923590 gene encoding adenosine receptor A2a-like, with amino-acid sequence MLNIVLIFALRRSSSLPKTLKALILSVAVSDLGIGLVVQPLYIARMIMQIQQTDDQETSKDIDRALHLIGRTLGYASFFGVTAISVDRFLAIHLHLKHQELLTYQEFVTYKRVVAAVILSWILSAFLALAGVLSGGYVFNLAAVTVGLVCLLTMSLIYFKMYIAVRRHTVQVHAQPAQAVAPNEKNRSNFERVRKTAVGTFYAYLLFLACHLPIAIVILETRRNEVGEHMVIYTHTLLYWSSSLFPLVYCWKFRHIRCAIKNILRNIFASQNQIQEG